CGCGGTCCGCTTACTCCGACCCTCCGCCGCAGAGGAAGCCTTATACCCCTCGGCACCCTCAGGTGAATCGGAAGCGTCGCCAGAATCTGAGGGATCGGACAAATTCTCCGAGTCGGAGGATTCAGAAACAGATGAATCGGAAAGGGGGGCAATGGTGATTGTCCTGAAGCGGTTGGAATGAATATGACCTGGACGTGAGCCCTGCATTTTGGCAATGTTTTGTCTTCACATGGAAGTTGTAAAGGATGCAGAATTCGAAAGCACCCCAACTCCTCTGTTCCGGATACACAACTTATATAGGGTGTTGCCATGAGGGGTAAATGCGCAGCGAGGTCTCGATTCGTAGAATCGTAGTACCCTAATGCAAGCCAATGCTTAGTCTCGAATGCGGGGTGGTTTTGCTGAGGATTCATTGGGtaggcttcttcttgggctgATACGAGTCGCTTGCATCTCGCGTAAGcattcaataaaaaaaaaagggtaaTGTATTCTATTCTTCGACTGCTATTAGCTGGTAAGAACTCAATGTTTGTGATTCCTTCGAGGGGTCACATACGGAATAATTTGGCTAGCTTTCCCAGTTCACCCACCCCAAAAGAGATTGACTAACATGGTCATAAACGAGGAAAATACTCTCTGATATCCCCTCCCTCATACGTCCTCTCCGAATCCTCCATCTCTAAAGCGTCTAACGACTCGGTATCTGATTGCGCACAAGATTCTTGGCGAAGTACCTGCAGCCACTCCTCCTTCGTCAAGCCGGGCTTATTATACTCCAGCACTAACCCATGCGGTGAAATCTCATCATGTATCCTATCCATGCGGTCCCATGGATatccatcctcttccgtaCCTGTCCAATAATCTGGGGTAAATATGATTTTGATCTTCCGTAGTGCGGCCTTTCTCGTTATTGCAGCTCTGGCAACCTGTGTTACCCAGTGctcttctcgttctccaAAGTCTGTCCAGCTTTCAGAATGCTGGTCATGAACTGTAAAGTCCAGGGTGAAAGTATGCAGGCTGGCACCAAGCAGCAAATCAGCATCCAACGGGGAGAATGTCAACCCCTCATCACGATGTGGTCTCCATCCTGCAAGCTGCCATCTTGAGAGTGCGAGGACTTCTAATTTGGGAAAGTCACATGCATTGAAAAGACGTCGGTCGACTCCGCGAGACAGGGACCCTATATCGATGGACTTTAGAGTATCCTTATGTATTGCCAGCCATTCACTAAGCATAGGAAGGTCTATGTAAAAGGGATTGTCATAGAAGCTGCCGAGGTAGAAATGTACTAGTGATTTAGGCCAGGCGATAAGCTGCTTAGTTGCCTCAGGACTCTCCCCATAATCAGTCAGTTCCAGGGAGGTAAATCCTGCGGTCCGGTACTTCTAGGCGCAGGGTCAGTTCTCATATACGGTCACGAGTGGGGCTATCTGGGATACCTTGGGCTCCAGCAGAACAGAGGTTTCCATACTTGTGGACTCCGGGTAAACCCCGGAGAGGCACAGATTCTGGAGCGATGGTATATCAATTTGCTTTACGACATCGCGTAAAAAAAGGCCGCCCATCTCGCGACAAAGATCGAGGGAGTGAATTGCGTGCATATGCTGAAGGGCATGCTGGAGCACACTCCAGGCTGATTTGTGACTTGAGTCAAATCCACCATGAATGGTCAAGATTTGCACTTTTGTGAGATAAGAGATGAGATCTTTCACCACGAAGAATTCCGAGTCGTCCGCAGGCCTGATATGCCTTATGTGTATATAGAGCTTTCTACAGTGACCCCGGAGTGCTGGATTGCCCTGAAGTGTAAGATGTAACTGCCTTAAAGATCGGTTTGGGGGTCCTGTTTCTACCTTAAGATGGCGATAGAGGAGCGGGAGCACGATCGGCGTAAATCGGCAGCATACCAGAGACAGCTGCCTCCATGTGCCATGATTATCCGGACTGTGGTTTGGGTCTGAGGCAATAATATTTATGATATGGGCGAGGATCTCATGGGGGAGTCTCCAGATGAATGCCTTTTCAGGATCCGGCTTATCACGGTCGACAATAGAGAGGCGTTTCTGACCAGATGGCCCGAGATAAGTCTGACGAACTGATCTAGCTTTCTGTGATCCACTGAGAAACATGATGTAGAGAAATGGATGATTTGCAAGGGGTGATGTGGAAAGGGGAGATCGAATGTCGTGTTTACGTCCAGTTCCCCGCAACCCCGCATTGATGGATGCGCGGTTAACACAGTAAATTAGTTAACTATTGacaagaaaggcaatggCAATCTAATATGTTTACATGTTATCTAATATTAGTAGATGGGCGAGCGATCCCTCATTTGACTTTAATTCCGACCCTGTCTCAGATCCTCAGTAGTGCGCCTTTCACCGAACGGCTCAGCTGAGCAGTCCAAAGTGTGTTCTCGTTAAGAATAAACATCTGGCCGCTATGACCAAAGGAAAAGTTTGCCGCTCCATCTTTGATAAGAATCTTTCCCAAGAGGACGCCACCTGGCGACCAGACGTTTATACCATCTCCACAGCCAGCGTACACGTTGCCATCCATATCAAGCTTGATACCATCAGGGACACCCGTATCAGCCATCGCAAAAACACGACGATTGGTGAGAAACTGTTCTCCATTAATACTAGAGACGTCAAAAGCGTAACTAATGCAGAAAATCAGCAAAGGCAAATCGAGCTTGAACGGGTGAATAAGACAGTTAACATACATGGTGGACGGACCAGTGGGATCATTGGTCCCATCACCCAGAGTATATGCTGTATCTGTGATATACACCGTCTTCTCATCCGGCGAGAACGCAATACCATTCGGCCGACCGAATCCATCAGCAACAACGCGCACATTCTGGGTGACAGGGTCAAAACGATAGACCTGATTCGGTAGCTGAGGCCTTGGACGGAATCCTTGTTTAGAACCGTAGATGGGATCGGTGAACCAGATCGACCCATCGCTATGCACGACCACGTCATTCGGCGAGTTGAATTGCCGACCGTAGAAGCCACTGACGAGTAATTCCGCCTCATAAGGAGCGTCGATTGACATCTGGTATAACCCGCTCGGCTCGGTTTGGTTTCCCTGACCGCAGAAGAGGATCCCGTCGCCATGGTTTACGGCTCCGTTCGCCATTGGAATCGTGGTTTTGATAACTTCACCGGTAACAGGCAGAGCATTGACCTTGACTTTAGAGATTTGAATAGTCGAATGGTTTGTGACCGGGTCGGTGAA
This DNA window, taken from Aspergillus flavus chromosome 5, complete sequence, encodes the following:
- a CDS encoding F-box domain protein, whose amino-acid sequence is MAHGGSCLWPADDSEFFVVKDLISYLTKVQILTIHGGFDSSHKSAWSVLQHALQHMHAIHSLDLCREMGGLFLRDVVKQIDIPSLQNLCLSGVYPESTSMETSVLLEPKKYRTAGFTSLELTDYGESPEATKQLIAWPKSLVHFYLGSFYDNPFYIDLPMLSEWLAIHKDTLKSIDIGSLSRGVDRRLFNACDFPKLEVLALSRWQLAGWRPHRDEGLTFSPLDADLLLGASLHTFTLDFTVHDQHSESWTDFGEREEHWVTQVARAAITRKAALRKIKIIFTPDYWTGTEEDGYPWDRMDRIHDEISPHGLVLEYNKPGLTKEEWLQVLRQESCAQSDTESLDALEMEDSERTYEGGDIREYFPRL